The DNA segment TGTTAGAGGAATTTATTAGATGTCGTTTGGATAGTGATTTGATATGAGATAAGTTAAGAtggaagttgaaaattaaataaaatattgttagaatattatttttttaatatgattattgctttaaaatttgaaaaaaaataaattatttattatattttttataaaaatttaaaaaaattataataatgatatgagatgagttgagattactTCTCAATCCAAACAGGATATTGATGTGCTACATTCTTGACCCACGAGAGTGGTCATCGATAAGGCTAAATGatcttttttaattacttttatacattttttatactctaaaatgttttaaaaaattcacaaactaatttaaaaaatacttcttagtaaaaaaaaaaaaaacatatttaaaaaataaaatatcaacggATGGCTTTTGTAGTGCTGCTGGATTTTCCTTTGTTAAACGATATTCGAGTACAGGACATGAGTCCATAAATGTTTCATTTTACGTGCCAAAAATAGGTTTAGTACTTATTCTGCAAGGTTGTTGATCTGTTCTAGCTAGCTGGAATTTGTCGTACGTACCCATATATGGCGCgcgattttatatataatttcgaTTAATTTCCAAATTAATAAgatgttatttttctttctcaattaatttttccTCTCAAATATCAATTAATGTAAACTGCTTCATCACTAGTTGGGTTTAGATGTTGGGTTGAGTTAAgttaagttgaataaaatattattacaatattaattttaaatattatgagtgtgttgagatttaaaaattttaaattttttattatattttatatagaaatttgaaaaaatatataaaaatttaaaaaaattataatgatgaaaagaAGTGAATTGAAGAGAGTTTCTTCCTATCAAGTTGTTTCAATTATGTAATGTAGCCGCCATCAAAAGgtttagaaattaattaaaaactttaGTTGAAATTCAACGGAATAAATAGGAATTTTCGACTTAACTTTCCACAAAACAAAcaggtaattaattaattaagatactAAATTTTCATTGGTTTTCGTGTTTAACTTCGGCAGAAAATGCgcgtatattttatataaaaatttaatgttcagttatttttgtatattttttttatatattttaataatataattagttatgtattataaaaaattaatacagttaattatattaataaaatataaaataattatatacagcGATACCCTATTCGAAAGAGAGATGATAAGCCCCCAACATATTCCCAAATCTTCATACGACTATAATCACGTCAGCTACGTACGTCCGCTAGTTGGAAGGAATTCTACCATTTGAGAACTTGAGATTCCATAATTTAGCGCCTATATATTTCCTCTGTGAACGCCCTTCCGTCTTCACTACCCAGGCAAGCTTCCTAGCTATAAGTACTTGTCGGTCCTGGTCCTCCCGGACAAATCGAAAACCCTTAATACATCTTTATACCTACACTTTCATGGCTTCCATGAGCTACTTGGCCATCGGAAACTCCAGTTTTCCAGCCATAGTGTCGGTTCCGGATAAGTCCAGGGGTGTAAACGATGGGTTTTCTTTCAGGACTGGCAACGTTACGAGGAAGTGCAATGCTCGGGGCTTGACAGTCACGAACGTCGCAACTCCGGTGACAGTGCCACTTCCGGCAGCTGCTCCGTCacgggaaaaagaaaaaagttccaGCTCCAGGAATCACGTTGCATGGACAAGTGTTATGCAGGAGAGATGGGAAGGAGAGCTGATCGTAGAAGGAGATATACCATTATGGCTGGTatgtaattaataatattgatgatttattatttctttataattataatcccatgttgcatgcatgtatatctGGGGATCAGATGACGTGTAGTGGGGGAAAATCCACACTCATGTATGCTAAAATCTATTCATAAGTCCAATACCATGCATACAACAATCATCCCCCTTTTTTCCAGTTATTGGATCGATCATTATGACCATCcaattattattacaatatatGCAGTGTGGAACGTACCTAAGAAATGGTCCTGGCCTTTGGCGCATCGGGGACTACGACTTCCGCCACCTCTTTGATGGTTATGCCACCCTGGTCAAGCTTCACTTTGAGAACGGCCGCTTGATTGCCGGCCACCGGCAAGTCGAATCGGAAGCCTACAAGGCTgcaaagaagaacaaaaaactATGTTACCGTGAATTCTCAGAAGTCCCTAAGCCTGATAATTTCCTATCATATGTTGGTGAGCTTGCAAGCTTATTCTCCGGTGCATCGTTGACAGATAATGCTAATACCGGCGTCGTCAAACTAGGCGATGGCCGAGTAGTTTGCCTGACGGAGACACAGAAAGGATCCATAGTGATCGATCCGGACACATTGGACACGTTAGGGAGGTTTGAGTACACTGACACATTAGGTGGTTTAATACACTCGGCTCATCCTATTGTGACAGATAAAGAGTTTTTAACTTTGTTACCGGATTTGGTGCATCCGGGGTACTTGGTGGCGAGGATGGAGCCGGGTTCCAATGAGCGGAAGGTGATTGGACGGGTGAATTGCCGGCACGGCCCGGCACCCGGGTGGGTCCACTCTTTCCCGGTGACTGAGCACTATGTTGTTGTGCCTGAGATGCCACTGAGGTATTGTGCCCAAAATTTGCTCAAGGCTGAGCCCACACCCTTGTACAAGTTTGAATGGCACCCTGATTCAAAAGCGTTTGTGCATATCATGTGTAAAGCTAGCGGCAAAGTAGTGAGTTTCACCGATCTCTTCAGTtattaaaactaataaaattgggaaattttatttacagtcgAGACTACACGCGTAGaccatttattaaatgagaataCACATTActttataagaaatatttttataattttaaaaaaatttaaagataagaTTATCTAAACCTGTATTATAGTCCATATTTAAggactgtacgtagcattgTTCAACAAAATTTCAATAACACTGACATATAatgtttttgtatatatgcACGTGTGCATGTTTGGGACAATTTTAAAATGTGTGGATGTGATTTTGAAGGTGGCCAGCGTGGAGGTACCATTATTTGTTACATTCCACTTCATTAATGCCTACGAAGAGGTGGACGAAGATGGGAGAGTGACAGCCATTATTGCCGATTGTTGTGAACACAACGCTGACACTACAATTCTGGAGAAGCTCAGGCTGAAAAATCTCCGATCATTCATCGGGGAAGATGTGCTGCCAGATGCTAGGtaaatgacatatatatatgtacatgatTACATCTTTGGTATTCTACATCACGTGAGAGAACATACCTTTGAAGTTACGGTTGAATGCATGATGATGATAGGGTTGGACGGTTCACAATACCTTTGAACGGGAATCCATATGGGAAGTTAGAGGCAGCAGTGGATGCAGATGAACACGGGAGAGGCATTGATATGTGCAGCATCAACCCTAATTATCTTGGTCTAAAATACAGATTTGCTTATGCTTGCGGGGCCCAACGTCCCTGCAATTTCCCCAACACTCTTATCAAGGTTCGTAAATATGATTATACACCTACACTTTCCTTGAATTAATATAGCATCAATCAcggctttatatatataatttatatatatatatatattacgtataatattttataataaaaataattttacaatttaacctCTCATATTAAATCTGTCAATTtgtgtatttataatttttataaaatctcttcttaattaaagtatttctttatataataaagCTCTTAATTTTTGGTTGAAAttaataagatttgaaaatttatggCAGATTGATTTGGTAGAAAAGAAGGCGAAGAACTGGTACGAGGAGGGTGCTGTGCCCTCTGAGCCATTCTTCGTGCCTCGGCCAGGGGCTACAGAGGAAGACGACGGTAATTCCTCCATGCACGCACACCTTACTTGCGTCCGGCCCATGCGTTGTTACAATTCTTCTTCATGATTTGCATGCCGATCGAAGTATCtgttcccttttttattttattttattcaaaacgGAATGTAATTAATTGCAGGAGTTGTAATCTCCATGATTAGTCAGAAAAGTGGAGGTGGATATGCATTATTGCTTGATGGATCCTCCTTCGAAGAGATTGCCAGAGCAAAGTTCCCATATGGTCTTCCATACGGGTTGCATGGATGCTGGgttcccaaaaaataaaaaaaaatatgctgaATTATTATTAAGTAGtcttgaattatataaaaattatatggtcATTTTATCATAGGACATATACTACATTAAAAATTTGTGATTCTTAATGTAATATATGATCATATTATCTTGTGATCCATTCCAAATAtacaaaaatcccatttgaaaTGCTCAAATGCTCCAAAGATGCATTTCCATGGCTGATTGTGTAATGTCAGGGATTCCCAATGTATTCAAAATCCATGTTATCATGTCTCGATTGTATGTTTTCTAGTGAGTATCAGCTAGGTTGGTGTGCCTCGTGATAGTGCTAGGATGAACGAAATACCAGGGACCAGAGCTTCTATTTATAAAGTTCAATCATGTAAATCCTATTTGTTCATTAATGAAATCTTAATTCGAGTTTTATATCTTTACTGATGTATAAGACCATGAATGGAATGGTGCAAGTCACCCTTTTCAGTTCAAtttgatcttcttctttttttccttttttttattggtttctCGTCCCTTGATGTACAAGGGGGCCAGTTTTATGAAAACATTGAGCTGCAAAAACATGAACAAGAATGCAAGGAATCTTGAAGGAGAAATATAAGGCCCAAACTGAGAAGCATAGTACACCCCTCAATTGAATCTTAAAAGGCATGGTTGTAATTACTATGACAACCATCAAAACAGAGAGAGATTCATACATGCGCACGCACAGAGATTGCCAGCCTCCACCCTCGTAGAGAATGCTAAACAGGGCTTCTCTGGAGGACTATCTATTCTGGACATCAAGAACTAATCTCATACTTCTATtgcagtaaaaataaaaatattcttcagAAAGAAATATCCTTTTTAGCGCTTTCTGTTCCACCATATAATAACCAAGCTGTAATAGATTCTCTCCCTTGTAAAGGAGAATATAAGCAAAAGACCCCGAAAACCGACCTGACCACATGAGCAATGTCTATTATCCATCGAGTAAAAGAAACCAGTTAATGTTGTACACGAATCAGATGTATCAACAACATTCCAGTACCAGCAAAACCCGGGTTCAATTTTTTTgataactaaaaataaattaatcactGCTAGTCTGTATACACGCCATCAACATTGTCAACTTCAATTAATTTGCTCATCATTACTTTTGATAGGAGACATTTGAAACAGTTCAGTCATTATGACGAAGAAAAGCAAGCAAACAAACAAGATGAAACGACCAAAAAAATCCATCTTATCCACGATAATACTAGAAATGAAAGCAGTAAAGACAGTGTTTGATCCCAAAAGCCATCCCCTCCCGATCGATCCCAACCCCAcccttttatctttttttcccCTCGGGAATTATGCTTAAATACCTGTGAGAAAAAGAGAGCGGAGTCCCAACAGTAGGACATGATGAGGCATCAATTATCATGACTGTGGTATTGACATGTACAAACTCATGAGGCAGGAGATGACACATTATTTGAAAGCATAAAAATGCACGTTATCTTAATAGAATTAAGCCCATAGAAACAAGACACAAAAGCTTGCAATTACTCGCCATATCAAGAGGCAGGGGATGACACAAATTTTCACTAGCCTTGATATAATCCTAACCACCTAAATAAAATGTGTTGTTGGTTTATCGAATCACCTCCAATATAAATCACAGAATCTGCCAATGTTCTCTTGCAACATTTTAGGTATCCACGTTGTTTAGACCTTTATCTAGCACAATGCACCTCAATGAGAGACATCCAAGCACCATATGCTCCAAATCATAAACATCAATGTTGTAACAAGAAGTCAACACGAGGTTCTAAACAGGCATGATTTGAAAAGGCACGAATTCTGACTCCCGTTATTAACTCGCAAACTATCAAATCAACAACGACCAGCTTTCAGCAATTCTTAACAAGCGTAAAAAGTGTAGGATCCGATACATTAATGAACCATGACAAGTTTAGTCTCTTGAGACTGAGAGTTTATATTGCAGCAAATGCCACACATCCAATTTCCATGACTTTTGGCCGCATTCTGCCAGATTTAGCTCCTCCAAGCAATACATTTGCAACAGACGGAAAACCCGTTAGCGGCAATTTGATCACATTCTGCCAGAACAACTTTTTCAAAGACCTTGACAAAAGCATTGTTTCCAAAGACGCCAGTCCACCATCGGTAATTAAAGAACATCCTTGCAAATTCTAAGTTCTGATAGAACCTGACCTCCCAACCGCTGCAAGAGCTTTATCCGTAATCAAATTGCACCAACTCAAATCCAAATTAGTCAAAGCTGGAGCCAAGTTAATAAGCAAAACAACTCCAACATCCCCAATATTCTTCCTCCTCCGTTGTAAAACTTATGACAATTTCCGGCACCCAAGTGCTAAAGCACATGAACCATCGTCACCAACATCATCACAACCCAACACTTGATCAACCTCATTGGAATCTCCATGTGGGGGGTTCAATTAAAGTTGAGGGCCTCGATTTTGGCACATGTTTGGGTTAAGAATTTAAGGTCAATATCGGCTATCGGTCCTGAGCATTCAAATGTGACTAAATTTGGGAACTAGCTTGGTAAGAGACCAC comes from the Carya illinoinensis cultivar Pawnee chromosome 8, C.illinoinensisPawnee_v1, whole genome shotgun sequence genome and includes:
- the LOC122319391 gene encoding carotenoid cleavage dioxygenase 8 homolog B, chloroplastic-like, with amino-acid sequence MASMSYLAIGNSSFPAIVSVPDKSRGVNDGFSFRTGNVTRKCNARGLTVTNVATPVTVPLPAAAPSREKEKSSSSRNHVAWTSVMQERWEGELIVEGDIPLWLCGTYLRNGPGLWRIGDYDFRHLFDGYATLVKLHFENGRLIAGHRQVESEAYKAAKKNKKLCYREFSEVPKPDNFLSYVGELASLFSGASLTDNANTGVVKLGDGRVVCLTETQKGSIVIDPDTLDTLGRFEYTDTLGGLIHSAHPIVTDKEFLTLLPDLVHPGYLVARMEPGSNERKVIGRVNCRHGPAPGWVHSFPVTEHYVVVPEMPLRYCAQNLLKAEPTPLYKFEWHPDSKAFVHIMCKASGKVVASVEVPLFVTFHFINAYEEVDEDGRVTAIIADCCEHNADTTILEKLRLKNLRSFIGEDVLPDARVGRFTIPLNGNPYGKLEAAVDADEHGRGIDMCSINPNYLGLKYRFAYACGAQRPCNFPNTLIKIDLVEKKAKNWYEEGAVPSEPFFVPRPGATEEDDGVVISMISQKSGGGYALLLDGSSFEEIARAKFPYGLPYGLHGCWVPKK